A genomic segment from Patescibacteria group bacterium encodes:
- the rpsB gene encoding 30S ribosomal protein S2 — protein sequence MIKIPSVSDLLKSAVHIGHNTAKYHPKMSDYITGTKNTIHIIDLEKTEEKLKQALDFVAKAAKQGKNFLFVGTKPLARDIIVKHAKELKIPYIDQRWLGGTFTNFPTIHKLIKKFNTMKQDKQAGKWEKYTKKERYEMLKGLDRMKAKIEGISSLEQRPDVIYIVDIVREKIALKEATKLKIPIIAIVDTNANPELVDFPIPANDDAIKSVELITGLITETIKQNKTK from the coding sequence ATGATAAAAATTCCTTCTGTTTCAGATTTACTAAAATCAGCCGTACATATTGGTCACAATACGGCCAAGTATCATCCTAAAATGTCTGATTATATTACTGGGACAAAAAACACAATTCATATTATTGATTTGGAAAAAACTGAAGAAAAATTAAAGCAAGCACTTGATTTTGTGGCTAAAGCAGCTAAACAGGGTAAAAATTTTTTATTTGTGGGCACCAAGCCCTTGGCTAGAGATATTATTGTTAAACATGCTAAAGAATTGAAAATTCCTTACATTGATCAGCGGTGGCTAGGAGGAACTTTTACTAATTTCCCAACTATTCATAAATTAATTAAAAAGTTTAATACAATGAAGCAAGACAAACAAGCAGGCAAGTGGGAGAAATATACGAAGAAAGAAAGATACGAAATGTTAAAAGGATTGGATAGAATGAAAGCAAAAATTGAAGGAATTAGTTCATTAGAACAAAGGCCAGATGTTATTTACATAGTAGATATTGTTAGAGAAAAAATAGCCCTAAAAGAAGCAACCAAGTTAAAAATACCAATAATAGCTATTGTTGATACAAATGCTAATCCAGAATTGGTTGATTTTCCTATACCAGCTAATGATGACGCTATAAAATCAGTTGAATTAATAACAGGATTAATTACAGAAACAATCAAGCAAAATAAAACAAAATAA
- the rpmE gene encoding 50S ribosomal protein L31, with product MKKNIQPKYYKKAQVTCGCGNKFSIGSTRPTISVEICSACHPVFTGKQKFIDTAGRLERFEKIAQKSKKIIEKKKTKKVREKTN from the coding sequence ATGAAAAAAAATATTCAACCAAAATATTACAAAAAAGCCCAAGTAACTTGTGGTTGTGGAAACAAATTTTCTATTGGCTCTACCAGACCAACTATTTCTGTTGAAATATGTTCTGCCTGCCATCCTGTTTTTACTGGCAAACAAAAATTTATTGATACTGCTGGCCGATTAGAAAGATTTGAAAAAATAGCTCAAAAATCTAAAAAAATTATTGAGAAAAAAAAGACAAAAAAAGTCCGTGAAAAGACAAACTAA